A window of the Cicer arietinum cultivar CDC Frontier isolate Library 1 chromosome 6, Cicar.CDCFrontier_v2.0, whole genome shotgun sequence genome harbors these coding sequences:
- the LOC101501620 gene encoding GDSL esterase/lipase At5g22810-like translates to MGYSSALATFFVSLVIVVFINEIDGKPLVPAFFIFGDSSFDVGNNNNLPTTIKANFPPYGRDFMNHIPTGRFCNGKLTIDFASEFLGFISYQPAYLNLYIKGKNLLNGANFASSGSGYHESTAKLYKSISLNQQLEFYKDSQNELMKIAGRSDALSIIFGAVYLVGAGTGDFLLNYYMNPLLYNVYTPDQFSDIVVGCYANFIQNLYALGARKIVVTTLTAIGCLPATITLFGPAHSNKCVVKINNVAINFNRKLNSTSVNLRKVLPRLNLVLLDIYQPLYNLVTEPSKYGFSEARNSCFGTNLLERTSIFRDKNVIVRLCANASNYVFWDDLHPTEAANKYFADKLILEGISVIH, encoded by the exons ATGGGGTATTCAAGTGCTTTAGCAACTTTTTTTGTTTCCCTTGTTATTGTGGTCTTCATTAATGAAATAGATGGAAAACCTTTAGTCCCTGCATTTTTCATATTTGGAGATTCTAGTTTTGATGTTGGCAATAACAACAACCTACCAACTACGATTAAAGCAAATTTTCCACCTTATGGAAGAGACTTTATGAATCACATTCCAACCGGAAGGTTTTGCAATGGAAAACTTACTATCGACTTCGCat CTGAATTTCTTGGATTTATCTCTTACCAACCAGCTTACCTCAATTTATATATCAAGGGAAAAAACCTGTTGAATGGTGCCAATTTTGCCTCATCTGGTTCTGGTTACCATGAGTCTACAGCCAAACTATAT AAATCAATTTCATTGAATCAGCAGTTGGAATTCTATAAGGATAGCCAAAACGAATTAATGAAAATAGCAGGACGATCAGATgcattatcaattatatttggTGCTGTATATCTTGTTGGTGCTGGGACTGGTGattttttgttgaattattaCATGAATCCTTTGCTTTACAATGTTTATACGCCTGATCAATTCTCAGACATTGTTGTGGGATGCTATGCCAATTTCATtcag AATTTATATGCACTAGGAGCAAGGAAGATTGTTGTGACAACGTTAACTGCAATAGGTTGCTTGCCTGCAACCATCACTCTGTTTGGTCCTGCTCATAGCAACAAATGTGTAGTCAAAATAAACAATGTTGCTATTAACTTTAATCGAAAGCTCAACTCAACATCTGTGAACTTGAGAAAAGTGCTTCCTCGCCTCAATTTGGTCCTCCTTGATATCTACCAACCTCTCTATAATTTAGTCACTGAACCCTCTAAATATG GATTTTCTGAAGCAAGGAATAGTTGTTTTGGGACAAACTTGCTAGAGAGAACTTCTATATTTCGTGATAAAAATGTGATTGTAAGATTATGTGCTaatgcatctaactatgtattTTGGGACGACCTTCATCCCACGGAGGCTGCAAACAAGTATTTTGCtgataaattgattttagaaGGCATTTCCGTTATACACTAA
- the LOC140918610 gene encoding uncharacterized protein: MDYSLAALKLLCSQLKHAREVPSQKSFTLGGILFQRAWLQGVLLSSSDSGDGSLLLDDGTGLIQLSLSGEFRHRQFKPGMYVMVVGGYFARAGEPPIIKVTNSSLVFFVF, encoded by the exons ATGGATTACAGTTTGGCTGCGTTGAAGCTTTTATGTTCACAGCTTAAACACGCTCGAGAAGTTCCTTCTCAAAAGAGCTTCACTCTCGGTGGCATTCTCTTCCAACGCGCTTGGTTGCAGGGCGTTCTCTTGTCCTCCTCCGATTCCGGCGACGGATCTCTTCTTCTCGATGATGGAACAGGCCTCATCCAACTCTCTCTCTCCGGCGAGTTTCGTCACCGTCAATTCAAACCTG GGATGTATGTGATGGTTGTTGGTGGTTACTTTGCACGTGCAGGGGAGCCTCCCATCATCAAGGTAACTAACTCTTCACTTGTTTTCTTTGTCTTttga
- the LOC101499092 gene encoding uncharacterized protein has product MDYSLAALKLLCSQLKHAREVPSQKSFTLGGILFQRAWLQGVLLSSSDSGDGSLLLDDGTGLIQLSLSGEFRHRQFKPGMYVMVVGGYFARAGEPPIIKVHKIVDLSLSPDREAMWYLEVIEAYKLFYQPLVEEFM; this is encoded by the exons ATGGATTACAGTTTGGCTGCGTTGAAGCTTTTATGTTCACAGCTTAAACACGCTCGAGAAGTTCCTTCTCAAAAGAGCTTCACTCTCGGTGGCATTCTCTTCCAACGCGCTTGGTTGCAGGGCGTTCTCTTGTCCTCCTCCGATTCCGGCGACGGATCTCTTCTTCTCGATGATGGAACAGGCCTCATCCAACTCTCTCTCTCCGGCGAGTTTCGTCACCGTCAATTCAAACCTG GGATGTATGTGATGGTTGTTGGTGGTTACTTTGCACGTGCAGGGGAGCCTCCCATCATCAAG GTTCACAAGATTGTTGATCTTTCATTATCACCTGACAGAGAAGCAATGTGGTATCTTGAAGTTATAGAGGCATATAAACTCTTCTATCAACCTCTTGTGGAAGAATTTATGTAA